A genome region from Pseudomonas pergaminensis includes the following:
- a CDS encoding ArsR/SmtB family transcription factor, giving the protein MNLPVPSLRPDDGDELAALCKAAGDPLRLNVLRALANDSFGVLELAQIFAIGQSGMSHHLKVLAQADLVATRREGNAIFYRRALPHTELLGGKLHAALLEEVDNLSLPGDVQSRIGLVHGQRAAASQDFFARVAEKFRAQQDLIAGLPQYRDSVLALLDKLSFREEATALEVGPGDGGFLPELARRFQQVTALDNSPAMLELARQLCEREALDNVSLQLADALNSTTIKADCVVLNMVLHHFAAPADALKQMAGLLHPGGSLLVTDLCSHNQNWAREACGDLWLGFEQDDLARWATAAGLVPGESLYVGLRNGFQIQVRHFQRPAGDTHHR; this is encoded by the coding sequence ATGAACCTACCCGTGCCCTCACTGCGCCCCGACGACGGCGATGAACTGGCAGCCTTGTGCAAGGCCGCTGGCGATCCGTTGCGCCTGAACGTATTGCGCGCACTGGCCAACGATTCCTTCGGCGTACTGGAGCTGGCACAGATCTTTGCCATCGGCCAGTCCGGCATGAGCCACCACTTGAAGGTACTGGCACAGGCTGACCTGGTGGCCACCCGCCGCGAAGGCAATGCGATTTTCTACCGCCGCGCCCTGCCCCACACCGAACTGCTCGGCGGCAAGCTGCACGCCGCCCTGCTCGAAGAAGTGGACAACCTGAGCCTGCCGGGCGACGTGCAGTCGCGCATCGGCCTGGTGCATGGGCAACGCGCTGCCGCGAGCCAGGACTTTTTCGCACGGGTTGCAGAGAAGTTTCGTGCGCAGCAGGACCTGATCGCCGGCTTGCCCCAGTACCGCGACAGCGTACTGGCGCTGCTGGACAAGTTGAGCTTCAGAGAGGAAGCCACGGCACTGGAAGTCGGCCCGGGCGATGGCGGTTTCTTGCCCGAGCTGGCGCGGCGCTTCCAGCAGGTCACCGCCCTGGACAACAGCCCGGCGATGCTCGAACTGGCGCGCCAGCTGTGCGAACGCGAAGCGCTGGACAATGTCAGCCTGCAGTTGGCGGACGCACTGAATAGCACGACGATCAAGGCCGACTGCGTGGTGTTGAATATGGTGCTGCACCATTTCGCCGCCCCCGCCGACGCCCTCAAGCAAATGGCCGGGCTGCTGCACCCCGGCGGTAGCCTGCTGGTTACGGATTTATGCAGCCACAACCAGAATTGGGCCAGGGAGGCCTGCGGTGATCTCTGGTTGGGTTTTGAACAGGACGATCTGGCCCGTTGGGCCACCGCTGCGGGACTCGTTCCCGGGGAAAGCCTCTATGTAGGTTTACGTAATGGTTTCCAGATCCAGGTCCGCCATTTTCAGCGGCCGGCTGGCGACACTCACCATCGGTAA
- the epd gene encoding erythrose-4-phosphate dehydrogenase, translating to MPQPRPYKVALNGYGRIGRCVLRALFERGAAAGFEIVAINDLADMASIEYLTRFDSTHGRFPGEVRVEGDCLHINGNCVQVLRSATPEGIDWKALGVDLVLECSGVYHTRADGQRFLDAGAPRVLFSQPMASEADVDATIVYGINQHCLTGDELLVSNASCTTNCSVPLLRLLDQAIGLDYVSITTIHSAMNDQPVIDAYHHEDLRRTRSAFQSVIPVSTGLARGIERLLPELAGRIQAKAVRVPTVNVSCLDITMQTVSDTDATEVNRILRDAATSGPLKGLLAYTELPHASCDFNHDPHSAIVDASQTRVSGPRLVNILAWFDNEWGFANRMLDVAEHYLHIASKQPQQ from the coding sequence ATGCCCCAACCCCGTCCCTACAAAGTTGCACTCAACGGCTACGGCCGCATTGGTCGTTGCGTCTTGCGTGCGCTGTTCGAGCGAGGGGCGGCGGCCGGGTTTGAAATTGTTGCGATCAATGATCTGGCCGACATGGCCAGCATCGAATACCTGACACGCTTTGACTCCACCCACGGCCGCTTCCCCGGCGAAGTGCGGGTCGAGGGCGATTGTCTGCACATTAATGGCAACTGCGTGCAAGTCTTGCGCAGTGCCACCCCCGAAGGCATCGACTGGAAAGCACTGGGCGTCGACCTGGTGCTGGAGTGTTCCGGTGTCTATCACACCCGTGCCGATGGCCAGCGTTTCCTCGACGCCGGCGCGCCGCGTGTGCTGTTTTCCCAGCCGATGGCCAGCGAGGCGGATGTCGACGCCACCATCGTCTATGGCATCAACCAGCATTGCCTGACTGGCGATGAGCTGCTGGTGTCCAACGCGTCCTGCACCACCAACTGCAGCGTGCCGCTGTTGCGCCTGCTGGACCAGGCGATTGGCCTGGACTACGTGTCGATCACCACGATTCACTCGGCAATGAACGACCAGCCGGTGATCGACGCCTATCACCACGAAGACCTGCGCCGTACGCGTTCGGCGTTCCAGTCAGTGATTCCGGTGTCCACGGGCCTGGCTCGCGGTATCGAGCGACTGTTGCCGGAACTTGCCGGGCGAATCCAGGCCAAAGCCGTACGGGTGCCGACGGTGAACGTGTCCTGCCTGGACATCACCATGCAGACCGTCAGCGACACCGATGCGACGGAGGTCAACCGGATCCTGCGCGACGCCGCCACCAGCGGCCCGCTCAAAGGTTTGCTGGCCTACACCGAGTTGCCCCACGCCAGTTGCGATTTCAACCATGACCCGCATTCGGCGATTGTCGATGCCAGCCAGACCCGCGTTTCCGGCCCGAGGCTGGTGAATATCCTGGCCTGGTTCGACAACGAATGGGGCTTTGCCAACCGAATGCTGGATGTTGCGGAACATTATCTGCACATCGCTTCCAAACAACCTCAACAGTAA
- a CDS encoding MliC family protein — MKGVFALAALALLAGCSSMNMFGNKAETADKWTTWTCDSKAEVNWRFANQAKSEVDVRLGGSDQVYRLKQDVAASGVLYSNDQLAFHTKGEEGLVYWVATDDLIGRGCKAQ, encoded by the coding sequence ATGAAAGGCGTTTTCGCCCTGGCAGCCCTGGCCCTATTGGCCGGCTGCAGCAGCATGAACATGTTCGGCAACAAGGCAGAAACTGCCGACAAGTGGACTACTTGGACCTGCGACAGCAAAGCCGAGGTGAACTGGCGCTTTGCTAATCAGGCCAAATCCGAGGTGGATGTCCGTTTGGGCGGTTCCGATCAGGTTTACCGCCTCAAGCAGGACGTTGCCGCCTCGGGCGTGCTGTACAGCAACGACCAGTTGGCGTTTCACACAAAAGGTGAGGAAGGCCTGGTCTACTGGGTAGCCACTGATGATTTGATCGGCCGCGGCTGCAAGGCCCAATAG
- a CDS encoding phosphoglycerate kinase: protein MTVLKMTDLDLQGKRVLIREDLNVPVKDGVVTSDARILASLPTIKLALEKGAAVMVCSHLGRPTEGEFSAENSLKPVADYLSKALGRDVPLVADYLGGVDVKAGDIVLFENVRFNKGEKKNSDELAQQYAALCDVFVMDAFGTAHRAEGSTHGVAKFAKVAAAGPLLAAELDALGKALGAPAQPMAAIVAGSKVSTKLDVLNSLSQICNQLIVGGGIANTFLAAAGHPVGKSLYEPDLLDTARAIAAKVSVPLPVDVVVAKEFAESAEATVKLIADVAADDMILDIGPQTAANFAELLKASQTILWNGPVGVFEFDQFGNGTKVLAKAIAESSAFSIAGGGDTLAAIDKYGVADQISYISTGGGAFLEFVEGKVLPAVEVLETRAKG, encoded by the coding sequence ATGACCGTGTTGAAGATGACCGACCTCGATCTGCAAGGTAAGCGCGTACTGATCCGCGAAGACCTCAACGTCCCAGTCAAGGACGGTGTTGTCACCAGCGATGCGCGAATCCTGGCCTCGCTGCCGACCATCAAGCTGGCCCTGGAAAAAGGTGCGGCCGTGATGGTCTGCTCCCACCTGGGTCGCCCGACCGAAGGTGAGTTCTCCGCCGAAAACAGCCTCAAGCCTGTCGCCGACTACCTGAGCAAAGCCCTGGGCCGCGACGTGCCGCTGGTGGCTGATTACCTGGGTGGTGTGGATGTGAAGGCCGGCGACATCGTGCTGTTCGAAAACGTGCGCTTCAACAAGGGCGAGAAAAAGAACAGTGACGAACTGGCCCAGCAATATGCTGCGCTGTGCGATGTGTTCGTGATGGACGCATTCGGCACCGCTCACCGCGCCGAAGGCTCCACCCATGGCGTGGCCAAGTTCGCCAAGGTTGCCGCTGCTGGCCCGCTGCTGGCCGCTGAGCTGGACGCGCTGGGCAAGGCCCTGGGCGCGCCGGCGCAACCGATGGCTGCCATCGTCGCCGGTTCCAAGGTGTCCACCAAGCTGGACGTACTCAACAGCCTGAGCCAGATCTGCAATCAGCTGATCGTCGGCGGCGGCATTGCCAACACCTTCCTGGCCGCAGCCGGTCACCCGGTGGGCAAGTCCCTGTACGAGCCGGACCTGCTCGACACCGCCCGCGCCATCGCCGCCAAGGTCAGCGTGCCGCTGCCGGTGGACGTGGTCGTCGCCAAGGAATTTGCCGAAAGCGCCGAAGCCACCGTCAAGCTGATCGCTGACGTGGCCGCCGACGACATGATCCTGGATATCGGCCCGCAAACCGCCGCCAACTTTGCAGAACTGCTGAAAGCCTCCCAGACCATCCTGTGGAACGGCCCGGTGGGTGTGTTCGAATTCGACCAATTCGGCAACGGCACCAAAGTACTGGCCAAGGCCATCGCCGAAAGCTCGGCATTCTCCATCGCCGGCGGCGGCGACACCCTCGCCGCCATCGATAAATATGGCGTTGCCGACCAGATCTCCTACATTTCTACCGGTGGCGGCGCGTTCCTTGAATTCGTCGAAGGCAAAGTACTGCCGGCCGTTGAAGTGCTGGAAACCCGAGCCAAAGGCTAA
- the fba gene encoding class II fructose-bisphosphate aldolase (catalyzes the reversible aldol condensation of dihydroxyacetonephosphate and glyceraldehyde 3-phosphate in the Calvin cycle, glycolysis, and/or gluconeogenesis): protein MALISMRQMLDHAAEFGYGVPAFNVNNLEQMRAIMEAADKTDSPVIVQASAGARKYAGAPFLRHLILAAIEEFPHIPVCMHQDHGTSPDVCQRSIQLGFSSVMMDGSLGEDGKTPTDYEYNVRVTQQTVAMAHACGVSVEGELGCLGSLETGMAGEEDGIGAEGVLDHSQMLTDPEEAADFVKKTQVDALAIAIGTSHGAYKFTKPPTGDVLAIDRIKEIHKRIPNTHLVMHGSSSVPQEWLAIINQYGGDIKETYGVPVEEIVEGIKYGVRKVNIDTDLRLASTGAMRRLMATNPSEFDPRKFFGATVTAMRDVCIARYEAFGTAGNASKIKPISLEAMYQRYLKGELNAKVN from the coding sequence ATGGCACTTATCAGCATGCGTCAAATGCTGGACCACGCAGCCGAGTTCGGCTACGGCGTCCCAGCCTTTAACGTCAACAACCTTGAGCAGATGCGCGCCATCATGGAAGCCGCTGACAAGACCGACTCCCCCGTGATCGTCCAGGCTTCGGCCGGTGCGCGCAAATACGCTGGCGCCCCGTTTCTGCGTCACCTGATCCTCGCCGCAATCGAAGAATTCCCGCACATCCCGGTGTGCATGCACCAGGACCACGGCACCAGCCCTGACGTGTGCCAGCGCTCCATCCAACTGGGCTTCAGCTCGGTGATGATGGACGGCTCCCTCGGCGAAGACGGCAAGACCCCGACCGACTACGAGTACAACGTACGCGTTACCCAACAAACCGTGGCCATGGCGCATGCCTGCGGCGTTTCGGTTGAAGGCGAGCTGGGCTGCCTGGGTTCCCTGGAAACCGGAATGGCCGGCGAAGAAGACGGCATCGGCGCCGAAGGCGTGCTGGATCACAGCCAGATGCTGACCGACCCGGAAGAAGCCGCTGACTTCGTGAAGAAGACCCAAGTTGACGCCCTGGCCATCGCCATCGGTACCAGCCACGGTGCCTACAAGTTCACCAAGCCGCCGACCGGCGACGTGCTGGCCATCGACCGCATCAAGGAAATCCACAAGCGCATCCCCAACACCCACCTGGTGATGCACGGTTCTTCCTCGGTGCCGCAAGAGTGGCTGGCGATCATCAACCAGTACGGCGGCGACATCAAAGAAACCTACGGCGTGCCGGTTGAAGAAATCGTCGAAGGCATCAAGTACGGCGTGCGCAAGGTCAACATCGACACCGACCTGCGCCTGGCGTCCACCGGTGCCATGCGTCGCCTGATGGCCACCAATCCGAGTGAGTTTGACCCGCGTAAGTTCTTCGGCGCCACCGTGACCGCGATGCGTGATGTGTGTATCGCGCGTTACGAGGCCTTTGGCACTGCCGGCAATGCTTCGAAGATCAAGCCGATCTCTCTGGAAGCGATGTATCAGCGTTACCTGAAAGGTGAGTTGAACGCTAAGGTGAACTGA
- the tkt gene encoding transketolase has protein sequence MPSRRERANAIRALSMDAVQKANSGHPGAPMGMADIAEVLWRDYLKHNPSNPSFADRDRFVLSNGHGSMLIYSLLHLTGYDVTIDDLKSFRQLHSRTPGHPEFGYTPGVETTTGPLGQGLANAVGFALAEKVLGAQFNRPGHDIVDHHTYVFLGDGCMMEGISHEVASLAGTLGLGKLIAFYDDNGISIDGEVEGWFTDDTPKRFEAYNWQVIRNVDGHDPEEIKTAIDTARKSAQPTLICCKTTIGFGSPNKQGKEDCHGAPLGDAEIALTREALKWNHGPFEIPADIYAEWDAKEKGLATEAEWDQRFAAYSAEFPELANELVRRLAGDLPADFSEKASAYIAEVAAKGETIASRKASQNTLNAFGPLLPEILGGSADLAGSNLTLWKGCKGVSAEDASGNYMYYGVREFGMSAIMNGVSLHGGLVPYGATFLMFMEYARNAVRMAALMKKRVIHVYTHDSIGLGEDGPTHQPVEQLTSLRTTPNLDCWRPADAVESAVAWKHAIERKDGPSALIFSRQNLQHQVRTDAQIADISRGGYVLKDCIGEPELILISTGSEVGLTVQAYDKLTAQGRNVRVVSMPCTSVFEAQDAGYKQSVLPLQVSARIAIEAAHADYWYKYVGLEGRVIGMTTYGESAPAPALFEEFGFTLENILGQAEELLED, from the coding sequence ATGCCCAGCCGTCGTGAGCGTGCCAACGCCATTCGTGCCCTCAGCATGGATGCCGTGCAAAAAGCCAACAGCGGCCATCCCGGTGCCCCCATGGGCATGGCGGATATCGCCGAGGTCCTGTGGCGTGACTACCTGAAACACAACCCGAGCAACCCGTCGTTCGCCGACCGTGACCGCTTCGTGCTGTCCAACGGCCATGGCTCGATGCTGATCTACTCGCTGCTGCACCTGACCGGCTACGACGTCACCATCGACGACCTCAAGAGCTTCCGCCAGCTGCACAGTCGCACCCCGGGCCACCCGGAATTCGGCTACACCCCAGGCGTCGAGACCACCACTGGTCCCCTGGGCCAAGGCCTGGCCAACGCCGTAGGCTTCGCGTTGGCTGAAAAAGTCCTGGGCGCGCAGTTCAACCGCCCTGGCCACGACATCGTCGATCACCACACCTATGTGTTCCTGGGTGATGGCTGCATGATGGAAGGCATTTCCCACGAAGTCGCTTCCCTGGCCGGCACCTTGGGCCTGGGCAAGTTGATTGCCTTCTACGATGACAACGGCATCTCCATTGACGGCGAAGTCGAAGGCTGGTTCACCGACGACACCCCTAAGCGTTTCGAAGCCTACAACTGGCAGGTGATCCGCAATGTCGACGGCCACGATCCGGAAGAGATCAAGACCGCTATCGACACCGCCCGCAAGAGCGCACAGCCGACCCTGATCTGCTGCAAGACCACCATCGGTTTCGGTTCGCCGAACAAGCAGGGCAAAGAAGACTGCCACGGCGCCCCCCTGGGTGACGCGGAAATCGCCTTGACCCGTGAAGCCCTGAAGTGGAACCACGGCCCGTTCGAAATCCCGGCCGACATCTACGCCGAATGGGATGCCAAGGAAAAAGGCCTGGCCACCGAAGCCGAGTGGGACCAGCGTTTCGCGGCCTACTCCGCCGAATTCCCTGAGCTGGCCAATGAGCTGGTGCGTCGCCTGGCCGGTGACCTGCCTGCCGACTTCTCGGAAAAAGCCTCGGCCTACATCGCCGAAGTCGCGGCCAAGGGCGAGACCATCGCCAGCCGTAAAGCCAGCCAGAACACCCTGAACGCCTTCGGCCCGCTGCTGCCTGAGATCCTTGGCGGCTCGGCTGACCTGGCCGGCTCCAACCTGACCCTGTGGAAAGGCTGCAAAGGTGTCTCGGCTGAAGACGCCAGCGGCAACTACATGTACTACGGCGTGCGTGAGTTCGGCATGAGCGCCATCATGAACGGCGTGTCCCTGCACGGCGGCCTGGTGCCTTACGGCGCGACCTTCCTGATGTTCATGGAATACGCCCGCAACGCCGTACGCATGGCTGCGCTGATGAAGAAGCGCGTGATCCACGTGTACACCCACGACTCCATCGGCCTGGGCGAAGACGGCCCGACGCACCAGCCGGTCGAGCAACTGACCAGCCTGCGTACCACGCCAAACCTGGATTGCTGGCGCCCTGCCGATGCGGTGGAATCCGCCGTGGCCTGGAAGCACGCCATCGAGCGCAAGGACGGCCCTTCGGCGCTGATCTTCTCGCGTCAGAACCTGCAGCACCAAGTGCGTACCGACGCACAGATCGCCGACATCAGCCGTGGTGGCTACGTGCTCAAGGACTGCATTGGCGAGCCGGAGCTGATCCTGATCTCCACCGGTTCCGAAGTCGGCCTGACCGTCCAGGCCTACGACAAGCTGACCGCGCAAGGCCGCAACGTGCGCGTTGTATCCATGCCGTGCACCAGCGTGTTCGAAGCCCAGGACGCCGGCTACAAGCAATCGGTGCTGCCGTTGCAGGTCAGCGCGCGCATTGCCATCGAAGCGGCGCATGCCGACTACTGGTACAAGTACGTGGGCCTGGAAGGCCGCGTGATCGGCATGACCACCTACGGTGAGTCGGCGCCGGCGCCAGCGTTGTTCGAAGAGTTCGGCTTCACCCTGGAAAACATCCTGGGTCAGGCTGAAGAGCTGCTGGAAGACTAA